One Candidatus Sulfurimonas baltica DNA segment encodes these proteins:
- a CDS encoding citrate/2-methylcitrate synthase translates to MVQLFTKNTQAIFWNNNTTAIQRMLDYDYTIQRKTPSVAAIVAPTSGNKFEKFFYGPDEIMVPLYKTTAAAKAAQPQADVLLNFASFRTAYEVTMEALNIGGFSSIMITAEGIPERLARKMNEFAREQNVIVIGPATVGAIAPGAFKIANIGGTIENIVQSKLHRAGSCGLVTRSGGLFNELSNIISINADGIAEGVAIGGDRFVGSVFIDNMLRMEKNPAVKYMILLGEVGGTEEYKVIEAIKEGKIKKPVIAWCIGTIAKYYDSGVQFGHAGASANGEMETAEYKNRAMAEVGIHVPASFNDLPIMINKVFNDLKLADIPEPEMSLCPSVRKSKEFICTISDDRGDEATYAGFPISSVATPDTGKGIGDVVSLLWFKKQYPKWATEFIETVIKTVADHGPAVSGAHNAKVTARAGKSVVESLVTGLLTIGPRFGGAIDGAAKYFKHADDNNMDPKAFLNYMKGEGVPIPGIGHRIKSLKNPDLRVEGLKKFAREYFPSTPLLDYALTVEQLTTSKKENLILNVDGTIGILMVDMWRALGYDEAEINEFIESGTLNSFFILGRTIGFIGHVLDEKRLAMPMYRHPMSDILYDVQMAEKI, encoded by the coding sequence ATGGTACAACTATTTACTAAAAATACACAAGCAATTTTTTGGAATAACAACACTACGGCAATTCAAAGAATGTTGGATTACGATTACACAATTCAAAGAAAAACTCCTTCGGTAGCTGCTATAGTAGCTCCTACAAGCGGGAATAAATTTGAGAAGTTTTTTTATGGACCGGATGAAATCATGGTGCCGCTTTATAAAACTACAGCTGCTGCAAAAGCTGCTCAGCCTCAAGCTGATGTACTTTTAAATTTTGCATCTTTTAGAACTGCTTATGAAGTAACTATGGAAGCTTTAAATATTGGCGGATTCAGCTCAATTATGATTACAGCTGAAGGTATCCCTGAGAGACTAGCTCGTAAAATGAATGAATTTGCTCGTGAGCAAAATGTTATTGTTATTGGGCCGGCTACTGTTGGTGCAATCGCTCCAGGTGCATTTAAAATTGCAAATATTGGTGGAACAATTGAAAATATTGTTCAATCAAAACTTCACCGTGCAGGTTCATGTGGACTTGTAACGCGTTCAGGAGGTTTATTTAATGAACTTTCTAACATTATCTCTATAAATGCTGACGGTATTGCTGAGGGTGTTGCTATTGGTGGGGATAGATTTGTTGGATCTGTATTTATTGACAACATGTTAAGAATGGAAAAAAATCCAGCAGTAAAATATATGATTCTACTTGGTGAAGTTGGCGGTACGGAAGAGTATAAGGTAATTGAAGCTATAAAAGAAGGCAAAATCAAGAAACCGGTTATTGCTTGGTGTATAGGTACAATTGCTAAATACTACGATAGTGGTGTTCAGTTTGGTCACGCAGGTGCATCTGCAAATGGCGAAATGGAAACAGCTGAATATAAAAACAGAGCAATGGCTGAAGTTGGTATACATGTACCAGCATCATTTAATGATTTACCAATTATGATTAATAAAGTATTTAATGACTTGAAACTTGCTGACATCCCTGAACCTGAAATGAGTCTTTGTCCTAGCGTTAGAAAGTCTAAAGAGTTTATTTGTACGATTTCTGATGATAGAGGCGACGAAGCAACATATGCAGGTTTCCCAATCTCTTCTGTTGCTACTCCTGATACTGGTAAAGGTATCGGTGATGTTGTATCACTATTATGGTTCAAAAAACAGTATCCAAAATGGGCTACTGAGTTTATTGAAACAGTAATCAAAACTGTTGCTGACCACGGTCCTGCTGTTTCTGGTGCTCATAATGCAAAAGTAACAGCTCGTGCAGGAAAATCAGTTGTTGAGTCACTTGTAACTGGTCTTTTAACTATCGGTCCAAGATTTGGTGGTGCTATAGATGGCGCTGCTAAGTATTTCAAACATGCTGATGATAACAATATGGATCCTAAAGCATTCTTGAACTACATGAAAGGTGAAGGTGTTCCAATTCCAGGTATTGGACATAGAATTAAATCTCTTAAAAACCCAGACTTACGTGTTGAAGGTCTTAAGAAATTTGCTCGTGAGTATTTTCCATCAACACCTTTACTTGACTACGCATTAACTGTTGAGCAATTGACTACATCTAAAAAAGAGAATCTTATTCTTAATGTTGATGGTACAATTGGTATCTTAATGGTAGACATGTGGAGAGCACTTGGTTATGATGAAGCTGAAATCAATGAATTTATTGAATCAGGTACTCTTAACTCATTCTTTATTTTAGGTCGTACAATCGGTTTTATCGGTCACGTACTAGATGAAAAACGTCTTGCAATGCCAATGTACAGACACCCAATGTCTGACATTCTTTACGATGTTCAAATGGCAGAAAAAATATAA
- a CDS encoding ATP citrate lyase citrate-binding domain-containing protein encodes MAQKSIREFDAKSILAKHWNKYFPNFTYAYETVMVQNGSELTEAAKSKSWLKEKALVAKPDMLFGKRGKNGLVLFKDAKPGDVSLAKATSWINEKSSSEQTVYFSFDGDTPSGEAKTDMLTHFVVEPFTPHAQEEEYYISATCVGDYDMLYMSAEGGMEVEEGWDEKVTEVAFAITDTEEQIANKIKAHIPTDVAAADKAKFAEFAIGFFRAYRELNFAYLEINPFVMQGNKIELLDMVAKLDDTAGFMMVDEWGDVDYPTSFGMEEKSPEVLAIEDADSKSGASLKLTILKPEARIWTMVAGGGASVVYADTIADLAGIDDLANYGEYSGGPTTSETKFYADTLIDLMTRHKDPQGKDKILIIGGAIANFTDVAKTFTGIIQSFETYAEKMREHNTKIYVRRGGPNYEKGLKDIKEAADRLGLYIEVYGPETHVTDIVRMALAK; translated from the coding sequence ATGGCTCAAAAATCGATTAGAGAATTTGACGCAAAATCAATTTTAGCAAAACATTGGAATAAGTATTTTCCAAATTTTACTTATGCTTATGAAACTGTAATGGTTCAAAACGGATCAGAATTAACAGAGGCCGCAAAGAGTAAATCTTGGTTAAAAGAAAAAGCACTTGTTGCTAAGCCGGATATGTTGTTTGGAAAAAGAGGTAAGAATGGTCTAGTACTTTTTAAAGATGCTAAACCAGGTGATGTTTCTTTAGCAAAAGCTACTAGCTGGATTAATGAGAAATCATCTTCTGAGCAAACAGTATATTTTTCATTTGATGGTGATACTCCATCAGGTGAAGCTAAAACAGATATGTTGACACACTTTGTAGTTGAGCCATTCACTCCTCACGCTCAAGAAGAAGAGTATTATATCTCTGCTACATGTGTTGGTGACTATGATATGCTTTACATGTCAGCCGAAGGTGGTATGGAAGTTGAAGAGGGTTGGGATGAGAAAGTTACTGAAGTAGCTTTTGCTATTACTGATACTGAAGAGCAAATTGCCAACAAAATTAAAGCACATATTCCTACAGATGTAGCAGCTGCTGACAAAGCTAAGTTTGCAGAGTTTGCGATTGGTTTTTTCAGAGCGTACAGAGAGTTAAATTTTGCATATTTGGAGATTAACCCTTTTGTAATGCAAGGCAATAAAATTGAGTTATTAGATATGGTTGCAAAATTAGATGATACTGCTGGATTTATGATGGTAGATGAGTGGGGTGACGTAGATTATCCAACTTCATTTGGTATGGAAGAAAAATCTCCTGAAGTTTTAGCTATTGAAGATGCTGATAGTAAATCTGGTGCTTCACTGAAACTTACAATACTTAAGCCAGAAGCTAGAATTTGGACAATGGTTGCCGGTGGTGGTGCTTCAGTTGTATATGCTGATACTATCGCTGATTTAGCTGGTATTGATGACTTAGCAAATTATGGTGAATATTCTGGTGGTCCAACTACAAGTGAGACTAAGTTTTATGCAGATACTTTAATTGACTTGATGACAAGACATAAAGACCCTCAAGGCAAAGATAAAATACTTATAATTGGTGGAGCTATTGCAAACTTTACAGATGTTGCAAAAACTTTTACTGGTATTATTCAGTCATTTGAAACATACGCAGAAAAAATGAGAGAGCATAATACAAAAATTTATGTTCGCCGTGGTGGACCAAATTATGAAAAAGGTCTAAAAGATATTAAAGAGGCTGCTGACAGACTTGGCCTTTATATAGAAGTATATGGTCCAGAAACTCACGTTACAGATATCGTGCGTATGGCATTAGCGAAGTAA
- a CDS encoding anthranilate synthase component II, with the protein MILMIDNYDSFTYNIVQYCRELGADLKIIRNDEMSVQEIEALNPEKIIISPGPASPDEAGVTLKVIEHFKDKLPILGICLGHQSIAQVFGANVVRAKNMMHGKTSVMKQSSTCRIFKDIPQEFIATRYHSLIVEKDSLPSDIEPTAYSTDDNEIMALKVKDREIYGVQFHPESIMSQFGHEIIGNFLKI; encoded by the coding sequence ATGATTTTAATGATAGATAATTATGATAGTTTTACATATAATATTGTTCAGTACTGCAGGGAATTGGGTGCTGATTTGAAAATTATTAGAAATGATGAAATGAGTGTTCAAGAGATAGAAGCACTTAACCCGGAGAAGATTATTATCTCTCCAGGACCTGCCTCCCCAGATGAGGCAGGTGTTACACTAAAAGTTATTGAGCACTTTAAAGATAAATTGCCAATACTTGGCATTTGTTTAGGTCATCAAAGTATTGCGCAAGTGTTTGGAGCAAATGTTGTTAGAGCTAAAAATATGATGCACGGAAAGACATCCGTCATGAAACAGAGCTCTACATGTAGGATATTTAAAGATATACCTCAAGAGTTTATTGCAACAAGATATCACTCCCTCATTGTGGAAAAAGATTCACTTCCAAGTGATATTGAGCCAACGGCATACAGCACTGATGATAATGAAATAATGGCTTTAAAAGTTAAAGATAGAGAAATTTACGGTGTTCAGTTTCATCCTGAGTCTATTATGAGTCAGTTTGGGCACGAAATTATTGGAAACTTTTTAAAAATATGA
- a CDS encoding ABC transporter permease yields the protein MNFPKFSVFILLFVFLFSFLGSFFYGIDAYNLDSKSILLPPSMENLLGTDRLGRDILARLMEGGKISLTIGVGSAFIASVAGLVFGSMAGYFRGAVDKGFIVLVDLFLTFPTFFLLLALVSYVNASAWVLIVIISITGWMTTARLIRSESFKITSQPYIKILNIAKVGKLKILFKYYAPILAPIYFVSFTFGVGGAILAESGLSFLGLGIVAPQMSWGTILSGGKDVVEIAWWVSFFPGLMIFLVTFSLINISNYLQQLTNKKQIQN from the coding sequence ATGAATTTTCCAAAGTTTAGTGTTTTTATTCTTCTTTTTGTCTTTCTTTTTTCTTTTTTAGGCTCATTTTTTTATGGTATAGATGCTTATAATTTAGATAGTAAATCTATATTACTTCCTCCTTCTATGGAAAACTTATTAGGTACAGATAGATTAGGAAGAGATATCTTGGCAAGATTGATGGAGGGTGGGAAAATTTCACTTACTATCGGTGTTGGAAGTGCTTTTATTGCCTCTGTTGCAGGTTTGGTTTTTGGTTCTATGGCTGGATACTTTAGAGGAGCGGTTGACAAAGGCTTTATAGTTTTGGTTGATCTGTTTTTGACATTTCCAACTTTTTTTCTTCTTTTGGCATTAGTTAGTTACGTAAATGCTTCTGCATGGGTGCTAATTGTAATTATATCAATTACAGGCTGGATGACCACGGCAAGATTGATTCGTTCAGAGAGTTTCAAAATAACATCACAGCCATATATAAAGATACTAAACATTGCTAAAGTTGGTAAATTGAAAATTTTATTTAAATATTACGCCCCTATTTTGGCTCCTATATATTTTGTTAGTTTTACCTTTGGTGTTGGCGGTGCAATATTGGCAGAGTCTGGTCTTAGTTTCTTGGGCTTAGGGATTGTTGCCCCACAGATGAGCTGGGGAACAATTTTAAGCGGTGGAAAAGATGTTGTAGAGATTGCCTGGTGGGTTAGTTTTTTTCCTGGACTTATGATTTTTTTAGTAACGTTTTCACTAATAAATATTTCAAACTATCTACAGCAATTAACTAATAAAAAGCAGATTCAAAACTGA
- the flgK gene encoding flagellar hook-associated protein FlgK produces MPSIFNSLNIGYTGLSASQVGIETTAHNIANADSDGYTRQRVVSTASTPVNSARGNVGNGVDILAIERIFDNFVFDRFVTLSSDKEYSDYEKKTLQELSSYFPEIDNVGVKASLQEYYNMWQSFSDNPDNDAIKLALAKQTEDLSNHIKQVQTQVLSLQSQINNELEVNVNEVNSLAKELAGLNLSIAAAEDGSEYTANDLRDKRNVIERDLSRLIGSNVNTGNIESNINIDSSSNIKTESYLLSVNGFNIVDGNSFHPLHISKNNNPKGFYEISYEKQDGTLLPMAEEISGGKIGAILNLRGGAIDTTSGLPVDGTIQNVVSELDTFAQGLIEATNNLYAQTPTTKMESNPIAGLSASSSLLGSSLNLKEGTFDLIVYDIDGNEASRRSITIDVATTMSGVAGSNSIEAQISAQIDDNNDGNANNDIDNFFKNGFNFVNYASGDSGLELRIDAFSKSQGYTFGIADTLKDGSFDSGTNFAGALGLNRFFDGDSAKNIDLNRSYKDNSTLLSAGYSSTTGDNRLAIDMIQQQFEKYDFNIGNTTFNSTTYGMFDIIATEVGTATNSAMRRNDTVTAQFNATEMEYASVSKVSMDEEMTNLIKYQTAYGAAAKIITTIDQMMQTLLGIKQ; encoded by the coding sequence ATGCCATCAATTTTCAATTCATTAAATATTGGATACACAGGTCTGAGTGCTTCTCAGGTCGGCATTGAAACTACTGCGCATAATATTGCTAATGCCGATAGTGATGGGTACACAAGACAGCGTGTTGTGAGTACGGCATCAACACCGGTTAACAGCGCAAGAGGGAATGTTGGCAACGGCGTTGATATATTGGCAATAGAAAGAATTTTTGATAATTTTGTATTTGACAGATTTGTTACTCTCTCATCAGATAAAGAGTATAGTGATTATGAGAAAAAAACTTTGCAGGAACTTTCATCTTATTTTCCAGAGATTGACAATGTCGGAGTAAAAGCAAGTTTGCAAGAGTACTACAACATGTGGCAAAGTTTTTCTGATAATCCTGATAACGATGCTATAAAGTTGGCACTAGCAAAACAGACTGAAGACCTATCAAATCATATTAAACAAGTGCAAACTCAAGTATTATCACTACAATCACAAATAAATAATGAATTGGAAGTGAATGTCAATGAGGTTAACTCTTTAGCAAAAGAATTAGCAGGGTTAAATCTCTCTATCGCTGCAGCTGAAGATGGAAGTGAATATACAGCGAATGATTTAAGAGATAAAAGAAATGTTATTGAGAGAGATCTCTCAAGACTAATCGGTTCTAATGTCAATACTGGAAACATAGAGTCAAATATTAACATTGATAGCTCTTCAAATATTAAAACTGAATCTTACTTATTGAGCGTTAATGGCTTTAACATTGTAGATGGAAACTCTTTTCATCCTCTACATATTTCAAAAAATAATAATCCAAAAGGATTTTATGAGATTTCTTATGAGAAGCAAGATGGCACCTTACTTCCAATGGCAGAAGAGATATCCGGCGGTAAAATAGGTGCTATTTTAAATCTAAGGGGTGGAGCTATTGATACAACAAGTGGTTTGCCTGTAGATGGAACAATACAAAATGTTGTATCAGAACTTGATACTTTTGCTCAAGGTCTCATAGAAGCTACAAATAATCTTTATGCACAAACACCAACTACTAAAATGGAGTCTAATCCAATCGCTGGCTTAAGTGCTTCAAGCTCTCTCCTTGGATCTTCACTGAATTTAAAAGAAGGAACATTTGATTTAATTGTATATGACATAGATGGTAATGAAGCATCTAGAAGAAGTATAACAATTGATGTGGCTACAACGATGAGCGGAGTTGCTGGCTCTAACTCGATTGAAGCTCAAATTTCGGCACAGATAGATGATAATAACGATGGTAATGCCAACAACGATATTGATAATTTTTTTAAAAATGGTTTTAACTTTGTCAACTATGCGAGTGGTGACAGTGGGCTGGAATTGAGAATTGATGCTTTTTCAAAGTCTCAAGGCTACACGTTTGGTATTGCGGACACTCTTAAAGATGGTTCATTTGATTCTGGGACAAATTTTGCCGGTGCGTTGGGACTAAATAGATTTTTTGATGGAGATAGTGCTAAAAATATAGATTTAAATCGCTCTTATAAAGATAATTCTACCCTTCTTTCAGCTGGGTACTCTTCAACGACGGGCGATAATAGATTAGCTATAGATATGATTCAGCAACAGTTTGAAAAATATGATTTCAACATAGGCAATACTACATTTAATAGTACAACATATGGGATGTTTGACATAATAGCTACTGAAGTTGGAACAGCAACCAATAGTGCTATGAGAAGAAATGATACAGTGACAGCACAATTTAATGCTACTGAAATGGAATACGCTTCTGTTTCAAAAGTTAGCATGGACGAAGAGATGACAAATTTGATAAAATATCAAACAGCATATGGTGCTGCAGCCAAGATAATAACAACAATCGATCAAATGATGCAGACACTTCTTGGCATTAAACAGTAA
- a CDS encoding flagellar biosynthesis anti-sigma factor FlgM: MMISQVNSGAVRNAYSNSSVNKEVSDKVVTKVSKQGDMSKVDQIKEALESGEYKINIEALSEKIAEELLS, encoded by the coding sequence ATGATGATTTCACAAGTCAATAGTGGGGCTGTACGTAACGCTTACTCAAATAGTTCAGTTAACAAAGAAGTATCAGACAAAGTAGTTACTAAAGTCTCCAAACAAGGGGACATGAGCAAAGTGGACCAGATAAAAGAGGCTCTTGAGTCTGGAGAATATAAAATTAACATAGAGGCCTTATCCGAAAAGATAGCCGAAGAGTTGTTAAGTTAA
- a CDS encoding rod-binding protein: MYGSNSINMQANYMSQQHQIPKIDPKADNVELREQTDAFESVILKMLMDNAMKDEKNLFSDQNDPGDKIYKSMYRDELAKASAGGFGFSQMLYDFLSEKA; this comes from the coding sequence ATGTACGGATCTAATTCAATAAATATGCAAGCTAATTATATGTCGCAACAGCACCAAATTCCTAAAATAGACCCAAAAGCAGATAATGTTGAGCTAAGAGAACAAACAGATGCTTTTGAGTCAGTGATATTAAAAATGCTTATGGATAATGCTATGAAAGATGAAAAAAATCTTTTTTCAGATCAAAATGATCCAGGAGATAAAATCTATAAATCTATGTATAGAGATGAACTTGCTAAGGCCAGTGCAGGAGGGTTTGGATTTTCTCAAATGTTATATGATTTTTTGAGTGAAAAAGCTTAA
- a CDS encoding flagellar basal body P-ring protein FlgI, producing MRNFILFLLTITTLYSAKISNVANIVGVRDNHLIGYSLVIGLKKTGDGTTSKFTLQSIANMLKAMNIDMDSVDIKSKNVAAVVVTAELAPFSRQGDKFNITVSSIGDAKSLEGGTLLMTPLKGVDGKIYGLAQGAVSIGGRNGKGAGVDSHPTVGLIYNGGLVEREISLDLYNQEYVTLSLKESNFKNSVSIQKNINSFYNTQVAVAMDPRTIRLKKPQNRSMIEFLAEVQDIDMDYDVKSKIVINERTGTIISGVGIKIKPIIMTHGDITIKITEQSNLSNPAGAMVVDENMVIGLNENELYTKTGTTTVANLVRSLQKMGATPKDIISILEAMKSAGSISAELKVI from the coding sequence ATGAGAAATTTTATTTTATTTTTACTTACTATCACAACACTTTACTCTGCAAAAATAAGCAATGTCGCAAATATTGTCGGTGTTAGAGACAATCATCTAATAGGTTACTCTTTGGTTATCGGTCTTAAAAAGACAGGTGATGGAACAACCTCAAAATTCACTCTTCAATCAATCGCAAATATGTTAAAAGCTATGAACATCGACATGGATTCTGTAGATATTAAATCAAAAAATGTTGCCGCAGTTGTAGTTACAGCAGAACTTGCTCCATTTTCTAGACAGGGAGATAAGTTTAATATTACCGTATCTTCAATAGGAGATGCAAAATCACTAGAGGGCGGAACACTCTTGATGACCCCTCTAAAAGGGGTTGACGGTAAAATTTATGGTTTAGCACAAGGCGCTGTAAGTATAGGTGGGCGTAATGGAAAAGGTGCAGGAGTGGACTCTCATCCAACAGTTGGACTAATATACAACGGCGGTTTGGTTGAGCGTGAGATTTCACTTGATTTATATAATCAAGAGTATGTAACACTATCTTTAAAAGAATCTAATTTTAAGAACAGTGTTTCAATTCAAAAAAATATAAATAGTTTTTATAATACACAAGTTGCAGTAGCAATGGATCCAAGAACAATAAGACTAAAAAAACCGCAAAATAGAAGTATGATTGAATTTTTAGCAGAAGTTCAAGATATTGATATGGACTATGATGTTAAAAGTAAAATAGTTATAAATGAGAGAACTGGAACAATAATCTCTGGAGTAGGTATAAAAATCAAACCAATTATTATGACTCATGGCGATATTACAATAAAAATTACAGAGCAGAGTAATTTAAGTAATCCGGCTGGAGCAATGGTTGTAGATGAAAATATGGTTATCGGTCTTAATGAAAATGAGCTGTACACTAAGACAGGAACTACAACTGTAGCAAACTTGGTTCGTTCACTCCAAAAAATGGGAGCTACACCAAAAGATATTATTTCAATTTTGGAAGCCATGAAGAGTGCTGGCAGCATATCTGCAGAGCTAAAGGTAATATAA
- the rsmD gene encoding 16S rRNA (guanine(966)-N(2))-methyltransferase RsmD, whose product MKSKQVTKKIISGKFKNKVLKLPSKTTTRTSKAIVLESFFNTLQFDIIDANFVELFSGSGSIGLEALSRGAKNVVFMERDRDAIKILRENIEQTDPSACEVLAGDTFVNIKSVVKNLQKRDESAYFYIDPPFNIREGMEDIYDKTIELIASLPKERVELIIIEHMTGLEIPENIGAFSLKKSKKFGNTTLTYYM is encoded by the coding sequence ATGAAGAGTAAACAAGTGACAAAAAAAATAATTTCCGGAAAATTTAAAAACAAAGTTTTAAAACTGCCATCTAAAACTACAACAAGAACATCAAAGGCTATAGTTTTAGAGTCTTTTTTTAACACCTTGCAGTTTGATATCATTGATGCAAACTTCGTTGAACTCTTTTCAGGAAGCGGTTCCATTGGACTAGAAGCACTTAGCAGAGGGGCTAAAAATGTTGTTTTTATGGAGCGTGACCGAGATGCCATTAAAATTTTAAGAGAAAACATAGAGCAGACCGACCCATCAGCATGTGAGGTCTTGGCCGGTGATACTTTTGTAAATATAAAAAGTGTTGTCAAAAACCTTCAAAAAAGAGATGAATCAGCATATTTTTATATCGACCCACCTTTTAACATAAGAGAGGGTATGGAAGATATATATGACAAAACTATAGAATTGATAGCTTCATTGCCAAAAGAGAGAGTCGAATTAATAATAATAGAGCATATGACAGGTTTAGAAATCCCAGAAAACATAGGTGCTTTCTCTCTTAAAAAATCTAAAAAATTTGGAAATACAACACTAACCTACTACATGTAG
- a CDS encoding exonuclease domain-containing protein, with protein MLIFLDVETTGLESADRICSIGLIAIDGDKIISKYDLVNEGKKISSKASSINHITNEMIKDKPKLTDSETYKFLQEHNNENSTIIAHNLKFDLKMLATCSFKPNTKLIDTLRVTKHLIPECEQFSLQFLRYELQLYKIEKKEAVKCEVTEGISAHNALIDSLHVRLLYEYLLEISSHVKMIELSFKNVLIEKFEFGKYSGRHIEEIAMIDRAYLEWMLGNIMDLDEDLRYSVTYNLEG; from the coding sequence ATGCTGATATTTCTGGATGTTGAAACAACTGGATTAGAGAGCGCTGACAGAATTTGCTCTATCGGTCTTATTGCAATAGATGGCGATAAAATAATTTCAAAATATGATCTTGTAAACGAAGGTAAAAAAATCTCTTCAAAAGCTTCAAGCATAAACCATATTACAAATGAGATGATAAAAGATAAGCCCAAACTTACAGATAGTGAGACGTATAAGTTTTTACAAGAACACAACAATGAAAATTCAACAATAATAGCTCATAATTTAAAGTTTGATTTGAAAATGTTGGCTACATGTAGCTTTAAACCAAATACAAAATTAATAGATACTCTAAGAGTGACAAAACATCTGATACCTGAGTGTGAACAGTTCTCTTTACAGTTTTTAAGATATGAATTACAGCTTTATAAGATAGAAAAAAAAGAGGCAGTAAAATGTGAAGTTACAGAGGGTATTTCAGCGCATAATGCATTGATAGATTCTTTACATGTAAGGCTTTTGTATGAGTATCTATTAGAAATATCTTCACATGTAAAGATGATTGAACTTAGCTTTAAAAATGTGCTGATAGAGAAGTTTGAGTTTGGAAAATACAGTGGCCGACATATAGAGGAGATAGCTATGATAGACAGAGCCTATTTAGAGTGGATGCTTGGTAATATTATGGATTTAGATGAAGATTTGCGCTATAGTGTCACTTACAATTTAGAGGGGTAA
- the murA gene encoding UDP-N-acetylglucosamine 1-carboxyvinyltransferase, with amino-acid sequence MDYLQIKRVKSLNGQIKISGAKNASLPLIAMTILAKNSVSIKNLPHVADINTLLKLLSNLGAKFNRGDEITTVDTSSLTETKATYDIVKTMRASILVLGPILARFGHCEVSLPGGCAIGQRPIDLHLKALEQMGANIDIKAGYIEASAPNGLKGCEIIFDKITVTGTANIVMAAALAHGVTTITNAAREPEVVQLCEILNANGVEINGIGTAVLTIQGTSGKLINIEEFSVIPDRIEAGTYLCAGAITRSELTLTSVNAKHLSAVLSKLEEMGSTFTITPDTITIHPSKIIKPVKIVTQEYPAFPTDMQAQFLALATQANGTSIIEERLFENRFMHVSELQRMGADISLNGHVATVNGKSKLSGTDVMATDLRASSALVLAGLVADGTTDVHRIYHLDRGYDSLEKKLQNVGADIKRLKEQQ; translated from the coding sequence ATGGACTACTTACAAATAAAAAGAGTTAAATCTCTTAACGGGCAAATTAAAATCTCCGGTGCAAAAAATGCATCCCTTCCACTTATTGCTATGACAATACTCGCAAAAAACAGTGTTAGCATAAAAAATTTGCCACATGTTGCAGATATAAACACGCTTTTAAAACTACTCTCAAATCTTGGTGCAAAGTTTAATAGAGGCGATGAGATAACAACCGTTGACACATCTTCACTAACCGAGACAAAGGCAACGTATGACATTGTTAAAACTATGAGGGCTTCCATCTTAGTTTTAGGTCCTATTTTAGCTAGATTTGGACACTGCGAAGTATCACTTCCAGGCGGTTGTGCAATAGGTCAAAGACCAATTGATTTACACTTAAAGGCTTTGGAGCAGATGGGTGCAAATATAGATATTAAAGCTGGTTATATTGAAGCTTCTGCACCTAATGGTCTAAAGGGGTGTGAAATCATCTTTGACAAGATTACCGTTACCGGAACTGCAAATATTGTTATGGCGGCAGCTTTAGCCCACGGAGTCACAACAATTACAAATGCTGCACGAGAGCCGGAAGTGGTTCAACTATGTGAAATCTTAAACGCAAACGGTGTTGAGATTAACGGTATCGGAACAGCTGTTTTAACAATCCAAGGAACTTCCGGAAAACTTATAAATATTGAAGAGTTTTCTGTTATACCAGACCGGATAGAAGCTGGCACGTATCTTTGTGCGGGGGCTATTACAAGATCGGAACTAACACTCACTTCTGTAAATGCAAAACATCTAAGCGCAGTGTTGTCAAAACTTGAAGAGATGGGAAGCACATTCACCATTACGCCAGACACAATCACTATCCATCCATCAAAGATAATTAAACCGGTTAAGATAGTGACACAGGAGTACCCAGCATTTCCAACAGATATGCAAGCTCAATTTTTAGCGCTTGCAACTCAGGCTAACGGAACTTCTATTATTGAAGAGAGACTGTTTGAGAATAGATTTATGCATGTAAGTGAACTGCAAAGAATGGGTGCTGACATATCACTAAATGGTCATGTTGCGACAGTAAACGGCAAGTCAAAACTAAGCGGAACAGACGTTATGGCTACAGATTTAAGAGCTTCTAGTGCCCTTGTTTTAGCAGGACTGGTTGCTGATGGGACTACTGATGTTCACCGTATTTATCATCTTGACCGCGGTTATGATTCACTTGAAAAGAAGCTGCAAAATGTTGGAGCAGATATAAAAAGACTAAAAGAGCAACAATAG